The segment GCAATAGATACTCATAATCATACACATACCAGACATGCAGTCTGCATTAGTCCTtgctctaatgatctgacataaagGAATACTTAATGGagtaaaacatttttgtttaagagtagcttattTGGTTATTAagtataagcataagcataggataccgcccgtgtgctgctactccgttattgaccaggaccgaagAGTAGCTTATTTGGCTATTGTATAGTTAATACCCGtgaaacaagcgcttgataagctattatacaacgaaAATGTTCCTAGGAAAAATGCCGGTTTTTCTAAGCATTTTGTAAAACATAAGTATTTCTCTGTCGtagacagggatggttcgatcactttgactcaattttgattcatttgacgtTAACGTCTTAGCCGAGCCAAacttgacaaagttatgtatgaagcatttatagaaattgttattatctacaattttgctgaacaaagtgttgctgtaactaaACTGAActaaactaaatgaacgttcatttactagggaggtactagcattgtagcgctgtaactacaaaacttacagcaacactttgttCAGCGAAATTGTAGAtagtaactagttctacaaaagtcccatacatcaatttgtaaaattttactctgctgagacggtactgtcaaatgaatcaaaattgagtcaaagtgatcaaaCCATCCCTGGTCGTAGGTATACATACATTAAATTAAATGATAtatatttttcttatttcatCGAGAATTCGATAAAATTAGTTTCACACTTTTGATAGAGCACGTTTGTCTTCATTGAAAACGTCAATTCACACAAACGCATAAAGCTtcagcttcattattttcattgcaTACTATACACTTCACATAATTAATTCACATTTTCAGGACAATGTGCCGAAGCGCCTTTGCGTAAAATAGCTACGCCCACACTATTGATTGATAACAAAGCCTATCTACATCTATTCGTGCATTCATTGAAGAAAATAAAGCATCTGAAGCAGCCGATATACGTCGATATGGTCGTTTATTTAACACTTCAGCATCAGACACATAGGACACTTGAATATATCAATGCCGTATAGCGGATTTGACCATTTCGTCGCAAAATGATTACTACAGTGACGACCAAAACAATGAAACCCTTGGCATGAGTAGTAAATTTTCGTTGAaagaaattatttttctaatttgTTGTTATTCAATGGTTaccatcaaaatcggtttgTTTTAGTACAAATCATAAACAGCTGTGTCCAATTTGTCTTGCTACTATTTTTGGCCTACAAactgtattttatattttagaaAAGAGTCTCATCCGTATCACAACTTTTTGCAAAACGGATTGCAAAATACATAAAATAGAGTGTTTCGACTAGATAAAAGTCGGTTCAAAATATGAGCCTGTGTCCTACAACataacgtttttttttgtgttttggaATGGTTGGTCCATTTCGCTAAACATAACCTGTGTTTCTTGACACTTTATGGAATTTCAACTGGCAAAGTTCTTCTAAAGTATTCCTCTGAGAATTTTACATTTGGTTGCATTGGTTTATTTTTTCTTGGTCACTGTATGATATGTCTGTACATATAAGCACAATGTAACAATATTCAATATATTTTTGTGCCTCACGTGGATCAACGTTTTTAATGACAATGTTTGTCTGATCAGATGAGTAATAAAATATTGCTAGGTATTAAGTATCGACACATTTCGAGCAACCATGTTCGCCATGTTCGTGCCTTCACTAACCGTTCCTCAATTCCATTCGCTTTTAGTCGCCTGCATTTACCTCACCACTTACCACGACAGAGTCCCAACCGGATGGCGGAAGTGAAGTGACGAGCAAGTTGAAGAAAATACTGGACACTTACAAGACGCACATACGGATAGCATGGATCGTGGCACTCAACGCTGGGGTCATCATATTCTTCGGTTTTGCCACCAATCACTACCTCGAGACAGGTGGGTATGCTTCAGTTACGAAACTACACGGGATATCGTCACGGGTAGAACGCAGAGAGACTGATAAGGATAACACTATCTTTAAGTGAAACCAACGATTAAAACAATTGAAGCTTTCGATAATAGATTAGGCAATACTAAATTTCTCAAATCGGCGCGTCGTTCGTAGCGGATTAACCAGAATATCAGTTATAGACCCACTCGAGATAACATTTTTCGTTGCGTATACAGACAGTACATTAACATTGTTAATGAAGTTGTGATTTTACTAATCTTTCTTAAATGAATGATAATTCTTATCTACAAGGTTGAACGAACACTGATAGAAATACACTGTTAACAAAGCTACAACATACTTTTTAGCAACGCTTTTTTGCAGATTTCAGTAAatattttgaagttttatttaaggttcttttttcaaaattttatatcTGATATACGATAAGTCTTGCGATAAGCGTACGTTTTGCGAGTTAATATAAGACAGTTTTGTTCTGAAAAAAAACTCACATATTTATCGTACATCGATCGTTCTCAACACTTCTTTCTTGCAGAGGAAAAATGTCGGCAAAACTGTGGCATGCAGTGGTGCGACGGTTACGGAATGCTTGTACTACTGGTGGGTTTCCTGTACCTGGGATTGCTCTACTTCCAAATCTTGAAACCACTGATTGGTAAGGCATTCAAGCAAAACATATCCaaaccaacgtccaaattcttgCGGGAAACATTCAAAAGCATGTAAGATAACCACGCGATAATACTCTGCTCCTGCTGAATTTACGCTAACTTTTCATACACATTTAATCCTTCAGATATGCCAAACTAGCGGCAGTCGGAGTCGTTCTGGTAGGATTTGCCCTATTTTGTTTCTTTGAAACACGAGACGACCCGCAAAGGCTGATGTCGTTGGTCGGAATGGTAGTTCTGTTTGGAATTGCATTCCTGTGCTCCAAACACCCAACCAAAGTAAGATTTACGAAAGTTaagttaaaattgaaataaaataaatcttATATTTAAATTACCTATTTCAGATCAACTATCGGCCGGTCGTGTTAGGCGTAGTCTTTCAGTTTCTGCTTGGTTTGTTCTGCATCCGATGGGAGGTCGGCCGCAGTATATTCAGCTGTGTCGGAGATAAGGTTGCAACGTTCCTGAACTATTCGGCTGACGGTGCCGTCTTCGTCTACGGAGAATTCATCGTTCGCAAAGAGGCGGTTTTTGCCTTTGCCGTACTGTCTGTGATAtacttttttagtttttgcaTCTCGATTCTGTACTATCTGGGAGCGATGCAGTGGATCGTACTGAAACTCGGTTGGGTGCTGCAGTCTATACTGGGGACGACGGTTTGCGAAAGTATTATCTCGGCGGCTAACATTTTTCTGGGGATGGGTGAATCGCCACTCCTGATTCGACCGTATATCAAAGACCTAACCTACTCCGAAATACATGCCATCATGTCCTCTGGGTTCGCCACCGTTTCGGGAACAGTACTAGCGGCGTACATCTCCTTCGGTGCGGAACCTGCACATCTTATCACGGCCAGCGTAATGGCCGCTCCGGCAGCTCTCTGTTTTGCTAAATTGATCTATCCGGAAACGGAGGAAAGTAAGACACGCTCGGACAATATTCAAATGGAAAAATCGTAAGCTAAGAACACAGTGAGTTTGTTAAATCTGCAGCACAATCTCATAGGTATTTGTGTGTTTTCCAGCACCGATTCGTCCGTCTTGGATGCGGCTTCAAACGGTGCTAGCATAGCTACCGCTCTAGTCTTGGGTATCATTGCCAATCTGATAGCATTTGTGTCCTTTATTGCCTTCCTGAACGGCGTTTTGTCATGGCTGGGAACGCTGGTAGGTTTGGAGGACGTTTTATTGGAGAACATTTTCGGAGCCGTCTTTCGTCCACTAGCCTTCGTAATGGGCGTGCCTTGGGATGAAAGCTATTACGTCGGCAAGCTGATAGGAATAAAAACGGTCATCAATGAGTTCGTCGCTTACCAGCGACTAGGGGAGTTCattaaagaaaaatttctgTCGCCACGGTCGGCGGCGATTGCCACCTATGCAATTTGCGGCTTTGCCAATCCCAGTTCGCTTGGCATTTTAATCGGAGCTCTGAGTGCAATGGTGCCGGAAAAGCGCAAGGTTTTTACAGCTGTAGCCTTGCGAGCCTTCATCACCGGATCAATCGTTTGCTTCATGACCGCCAGCATAGGAGGTCGGCCGGATTCGATGCAACTACTGAACATTAAAGTCTTAATAACCAACCACTtaccttgcaggtttgctgatGGATGCGAACATCTTTAACAATTTCGGAAAATCAATCCCTGAAGTGGTACTCAACTCGACCGTCGTTTGAATCCGGCTTAAAGGCATTTTAAATTTAGTTTAGGTACTTAAGTGTGAATCGTTGAAAATATAGATATTTGAGACCTTAAGATAAGTATAATTCGCATTAATTGACTTACGAAGTGACTAGATGAACATAATTCCTCTAATTCACTGGTCATTCCATTCCAATCTACCTCCTATTGTAACCAAAGTAATAGACTGGTAGTTCGGAGTGACTAAAACAGTCTATCTTGCTCGGTGGATGACTAACGAATTACATTctttatcaaacaaatcaaaCTCACAGTATTGGCAGAGCAAGGCCTGCTACATCTCCTCCTCTTAATAGTAGACCACTTCATCTTGATCAGAAAGCTTCAGTGTTGGTGTGGATGAAGCTTCATCCTCTGCTTATTCAATAATCGGAACAGGTTTCGAGTCAGAGGAACTTTCTGCTGGATCGACTCTTGCAGTTGCTGCGTTTCTCCCACAGAAGTGTCACAATCGTATCGAGAACACATTTAGTTCACATGCGGCTTCACCAACTTCGATCGTCCTGCCGTGTCCAGCGCAACGATGTAGTTTACGGAACCCTTCTGTTCGATGACTCGGTATTTCGGCAGTGCCGCTCAACGTAGACCACGTCGGCTTCTTTGAAGTCGCGTTTGACAGCTCAATGTCGACGATTGGAATGCTCATCTTGTTTGCGGTTCCTTTCAGCTTGGGTTACAGGATCAGGTCTCCTTAGCTGGTCCACCGTGTTGCGCACTCGTCTTCCGAGGAACGCTTCAGCTGGAAATGTTGATTCCGTGGTATTTGGGTTTGAAGTATAGCGGTACACCCAAAAGAATGAGTGCAGATGCCCCAGCGTGGGTGAACCTTCTCCATAGCTCAGCTTCTTCAGGCCACGCTTGAGGGAATCAACAAACCTTTCGGCTTGGCCTTTGGACTGCGGGTGGTATGGAGCAGTACGGAGATGGATGGTACCATTTGCACGACAAAATTGCTGGAACCGCTCGCTGGTGAGTTGCGTTCCGTTAACCGTAACTAATGGCTTTGGGTtgccaaaaaaggaaaaagttttACGAAGTACGTCCATGGTGGCAGAGGTGTTGCTGGATCGAGTGCGGAACATTTCGGGCCACTTGGAAAAAGCATCTACGATGACGAAATAGGGCCAGAGAAGTGAATAAAAGCACGTTGCCACGGCCGGACCAGAATGAACGACGACTCAAGGGTTACTTTCGTTGGAGACTTCGCTGCTTCAGCAGCAGCACACGCTTTGCACAGTCAAACGAACTGCGTCATATCGTCGTCGACATTGCTGTAGATGTAACTGTGCCACAAAGATTTCATACAGTTCATCCCAGGGTGTCCACGATACAGCTGATAAATAATTAgcttgcgaaacttcgatggtACGACGAACATATCGCATTCGTCGATAACTTGAAGTCCATCTCGTCTGATAACGAATTTCTCGACATCACGGCCGGCAAACTGCTTCGCATTTGTTGGCCAACTGACGatggttttgatgaaatagaCCACTTCCAGCTGAATTGCATCCTTGCTCGTTTAAGCCACGATCATTTGGAACATACCTGATAGGTTGAAGTGGTGCCGTTGCGAACTGCTTTCGCTTCAAATTCAATGCGGACGAAGGCAATCACGTAGTATGTCGTCCAAGTATGGCTTAATTCCAGGTATGCCGACTACCATGCTTTTGATGATACACTGAAATGCGCCTGGTGCTGACTGACTTGACTCCAGGAGGGAATCGGCTGTATTGAAAGAGCCAACGGTGTTTGTTCACGGTGAGCAACTTGCGGGAATTTTCTTCAACCTCGATCTGCAGATAGGCGTCTGAAATGTCGAGATGCGTGAAATAGCGTGCCATAGCCAGTTCCGCAAAGATGTCGGCTGGATTTGGCAAAGGTTGCCGGTCACAATCCAGCATATATCACACACGGAG is part of the Sabethes cyaneus chromosome 2, idSabCyanKW18_F2, whole genome shotgun sequence genome and harbors:
- the LOC128734700 gene encoding sodium/nucleoside cotransporter 1, which gives rise to MSGVQNDAYEHDANGMQLSHRKSGTISNNESPAFTSPLTTTESQPDGGSEVTSKLKKILDTYKTHIRIAWIVALNAGVIIFFGFATNHYLETEEKCRQNCGMQWCDGYGMLVLLVGFLYLGLLYFQILKPLIGKAFKQNISKPTSKFLRETFKSIYAKLAAVGVVLVGFALFCFFETRDDPQRLMSLVGMVVLFGIAFLCSKHPTKINYRPVVLGVVFQFLLGLFCIRWEVGRSIFSCVGDKVATFLNYSADGAVFVYGEFIVRKEAVFAFAVLSVIYFFSFCISILYYLGAMQWIVLKLGWVLQSILGTTVCESIISAANIFLGMGESPLLIRPYIKDLTYSEIHAIMSSGFATVSGTVLAAYISFGAEPAHLITASVMAAPAALCFAKLIYPETEESKTRSDNIQMEKSTDSSVLDAASNGASIATALVLGIIANLIAFVSFIAFLNGVLSWLGTLVGLEDVLLENIFGAVFRPLAFVMGVPWDESYYVGKLIGIKTVINEFVAYQRLGEFIKEKFLSPRSAAIATYAICGFANPSSLGILIGALSAMVPEKRKVFTAVALRAFITGSIVCFMTASIGGLLMDANIFNNFGKSIPEVVLNSTVV